In Desulfosporosinus youngiae DSM 17734, the genomic stretch GAAGGTTTAGTTGAATAAATTCGAGTAATTCTATTATTTTGTCTGAGCTTATTGCATGTTTGGGTAGACGATATAACAGAGTTTATATTAGGATAAAAAGTAGATGTTTATTTGTCAAGATAACAGGAAAAAATTCAAAAAGATAAAACTCAGATGGGGAGGGAATGGGGTGGCCCCGCTTGAAAGAATAACCGTTGGCAGCACGAAAGACATTAAGGGATTACCTTTGTACCTATTGTTATCTCCCGCGTCTTTCTTCCTATGCAGTTTTGGAAGAAGCGGTACGCAGCGGACTGAACTCAATGGAATATTTTGCACTAGCCGAAGGGGTAAGTGAGGGACGCTATTTGGACCTTAAATTCAATCAGTATATTGGCGTAATTGATCGTAATTGTTTATTGGTCAAAGTAGCAATTGCAGAAGCGCAGATTGAACAGGAAGCAAAAGAAAGAACTAAAGCAGAAATCCAAGTCGGTGCAATCCCAGTGACTACCTATGGAAGCTCAACCGTGCCGGTTCAACCGGATGGTAAAGAGACAGCTCCCTGAGTACCGTACTGAGACTCAAGTGATTACCTCGGGAACGCAACCCACACCGGTCCGACCCAAAAACAAACGCTTCTATATGTCGGCAACGCTTGATAATACGCGGATTAATCGTGAGGTCAGTAGGCTTGTTGACGAAGTTATAAGCCATTTGACTGCTATTAATGGAAGCAAGGTTGAGATTACGCTAGAGGTTAATACGGAAATTAAAGACGGTGTTTCAACCCCGACGGTTAGAACTGTTACAGAGAACTGCCGGACGCTAAAGGTTTAAAATTATGGATTTGAGGAATAGGTTTGTACTTTATCTATATAGTTTTTATATTTTGCACAACTTTTATTAAATCGCCAAGATTTCTTATGGGTAATAGAGGAAGGTTTTATATTTTTGCAGGAAATTTCAAAGAATGTGGAATAGTTTAGGGAAGTTAAGAAATTTTGAGCTCTATATTATTATTAAGGACGGAGTATTATCGATTTATGCGAAACCCTAATTTGGATAGAATGGAGAACAAATATTTTATCAGACAAGCATTTTATCATATAATTTCGAATTTTATTTTAATAATTATGGTTTATTTTATTGGCAAAGAGTTTTTTCCTAAATTAAGTGAAATTATTTTTACAAGTTATTGTTGGACTATCTATTTTTTAATTGTTCTTTATCTCGGCTACAGAAGATATAGGGAGCTAAAAGATTTTTCAAATCACTTTGATTTTATTTATAGTGAAGAACAATCTTATGCTAAAATGGAACAACTTGCTATTTGGGCAGAGACCTTGACTGAAATTCAAAAAACAAAATTAGATTTATTAAAATATTTTTCTCCCATTCCTTTACTTATTTTTATTTTAGGAGTTTATGTTAATAATAATTCTTCGATTAATAATAATATTAATATGTTTTCAATTGAATTACAATGTGGAGACGTTCTAATGTATTTAGGTATTGGGGTTCCAATATTTTATTATTCCTTTCTATATTCCACTTTTCAATCATACAGAAAAAGCGCAAGAAAAATGATGGATTATAAAGGGCAGTCAGTTATTTTAAAAGATAAGGGCTTGAATTAATAACCCGGAGTATATTCACTAAATGAGTCAATTTTTAAACTGGAGGCTCGTGAATGTTTGTTATTTGCTTTTTGTCCAATTGATTTTGTAATTCAAGCGTAAGCCTGAGAGCCACATCTGCACGGTAAAGTAGCCACCATGCCGGAGCAAGAGCCACACCTCCAAGGACGAGCCGTACTCCGAACTCAGTCTGCCGGAAGATGGGAGCACCCTCCGACAGACCGTAAATGTTTTATAAGCAGATCGTTAGCCCAGTGTGCAATGATCTTTCTTGACTGCTCATAGATGTCCTGTCTGTCCAACAATGCAGCTCATCCGGTTCTTCAGAGAATAAGCCAGGATTTCCTGTTTCGCCTGCTCTGCATGATGAGAGCCTCGGAACTACTCAGCATAAGTGCTATCTAAATCAGCTCTGGAAATCATCATGGAGTAGCCTCCACAATTTCCAATAGATCATAGGACTCCTGCGGGGTGAGGCAGCGAATGAGCCATTCATCCAGAATCAGATCTTTAGCAGGATTTTTTCCGGAATCACCAGCAGCTTAAATGAGTTGATTAAAAAATCGGCGGTTTTGAGGTCTGACTAATATTTTAGTCATCTCAAAATCGTCGATTTTTTAAACTGGAGACTGTGTAGAGGTCTGTTGACCTAAAGTAATGAGGCCAACGATGTTATAAGACTACTTTTTTAACCCTTTGATTAGCTCGTGAATGTTCGTTATTTGCTTTTCGTCCAATCGATTTAAGTCGTCAATGACCGCTTTTATTAAAGGAGGATTGCTTGTCCCCTCATCAAAGAATTCCTTAGGGGAGATGTTGAAGTACTCACAGATATAAAAGAATACTTGCATAGAGGGCATGGATTTCCCATTCTCAATATGATTAATATAATTCTCATTTTGTCCAATGGAAAGACTCATATCACGAGCGGAAACTTTTTTCATTGTTCTCAGTTTTGCAATTCGCTCGGATAAATATTTCTCATACATATTGGTGATCACCGCCTTGTATACAATATTGTACATTTTAATAACTTGTTATTCGCAACATCTAAAGTCTTATTTTGGTTGACATACAATTTATGAAGTTGCAAAATAAAAGAAGTACAATGTTAAATGGTGTGAAAGGTGGTAAGCTAACATGAATATGAGAAATATATATCGAAAAATTGCCAAAGAGCATGGCGTAACTGTTGCTGAAGTTAAAAGAGAAATGCAAGCGGCTATTGACCATGTCTACAAAAAAATTGATAAATCAGAGAGTGAAAAGATTATTCAGGAAAGTATATCGAGTAAGGCTGGAATCCCTACTACAGAAGAGTTTATAAAATCATTAGCCCATAAAATAAAAAGATAGGTATTATGAAGACCTGGCATACTGGTGATGAGATGGCATTGGAAGAGTGGGCCGGCTCGGGCAATGCAGAGTTCGGTGCTCAGGAATTCCCATCCTGGAGTGCCGAATCCTTTTCAGAGAAGGTTTTGGTCCGCGGCCGTGACATACGTTTAGCTTTTGCGGGGAGCCTAGCCCGGCCTGTCCGAGATTTGTACGCGCGTATGATTCTCGGATAAGCAGGATAGAGGGACTTCTCGCCTTCGCCGGATACCGGAGCGTACGCTGCATTTAGGAAAGTTCAAATTGAAGAGCTGCCAAAAGGGGGAGCAATGAATCGGCGGCCGCCCGACTTAAGCTGCTTACTTGACATCATGTGTCGCTAAAATTACTATATACAATATGAAAAATCAGGAAGAGAGGAATATGCTAAGATTCAAACTTCTGCTTAAACTTGTGCAGGCAGAATTAAAATCCAATTATACGGAGGTACTGAAAATTGCTAATCCAAAATGGAACCATTATTACAGACAAATCTTCAATAAAAGCTGATTTGCGAATTAAGGACGGCATTATTACAGAAATAGCAGCCAATCTTATACCGGAAAGCAACGAGGAAATTGTTAACGCCGGGGGCATGCTGGTCATGCCCGGCGGAATTGATGTGCACACGCACATGGATTTAGATGTGGGAATCGCACGGGCTACCGATGATTTTTATACCGGAACAGTGGCGGCCGCATGCGGCGGCACCACAACCATTGTTGACCACTTGGCCTTTGGCCCTGAAGGCTGCAGTATCCGGCATCAATTGGACCATTATCACACCCTTGCCGAAGGTAAAGCGGTCATTGACTATTCATTCCATGGGGTCATTGGACATGTGGATGACGCTATTTTGAAGGAAGTAGAGGAGCTTGTTGGCGAAGGGATTACCAGCCACAAGTTTTACCTTACCTACGGGCAGAAACTAACGGACCGGGAATTTTTCCTGCTCATGAGAAAAGCAAAAGAATTGGGAATTATGCTGACGGTTCATCCTGAAAACCATGATATGGTGGGTTGTCTGAAAGAGTTATTAATCGAACAGGGAAAAACTTCACCAATCTACCATGCGGTAAGCCATCCGGTAGAAAGTGAGGCGGAAGCAATAAACCGTCTGATTCTTTTTGCTCATGTGGCGGACGACGCGCCGCTGTACATTGTACATTTGTCTTGTGAAATGGGCTTGGATTATATCCGTCAGGCACGGCAGAGGGGGCAGAAAAACCTTTTTGCCGAAACCTGCCCTCAATATCTAGTCTTAGATGAAAGCCGCTACCGCGAACCCGGCGATGCCGGTCTGAAATATATTATGAGTCCCCCGCTCCGCACGACGAAGGACAACCAGGCTCTGTGGCTGGGTCTGCAGGATGGCAGCATTCAAACCGTTGCAACGGACCACTGCCCATTTTTCCTGAAAGGTGAAAAACAATTAGGAAAGGACAATTTTGCCAAGACACCTAACGGGGCACCTGGAGTCGAGCCGCGCATGGCACTTTTGTTCTCGGAAGGTGTGTCGGCGGGAAGAATTGATGCGCAGCGCTATGTAGAGATCACGTCAACAAATCCGGCGAAATTATTCGGGTTATATCCCCGTAAAGGAACCTTGGAAAAAGGCAGTGACGGCGATATTTTGATTGTTGATCCCTCAGTCGAACTGACTCTTACCCACGGCATGCTGCATGAAAATGTTGATTATACCCCTTATGAGGGTATCTCTCTACGAGGCTATCCATATATGACAATATCCCGTGGAAAAATCGTCGCCAAGGAAGGATGCTTTTTAGGGGAAAAAGGATCGGGAAAATTCATCAAACGAAACCTGCCTATACTCAGAAATATAAGATAGACATTCAATTAGCCCAACTTCCTAAAGAATGCAGGTATATATGTGACGTTATGCTGGCTAACTGTAAGGCACAATCCGGATATTTACAAATCCATCGCGTTGTTAGGAAAAAATTAAAAGTGTTTTTGTTCCTGTTGTGTTTTGTTAGTTTACGTTATAGAATGGTGCAAAAGTTTATGATATAGTATTTATATAGGTCTATGTTTCATGATGTTTATAAGTCTATGTTACGATGTTTATAAGTCTATGTTACATAGTAGTTACAAACAACATAGTTACTCCAAGCCGGGATGGTCCTAAAGGTTTCGCCCATGGACACCGGCCAGAACAGATAATGTTCTCAGGGTATGTTTGGAAACGAATATGCCTTCCGACTTTGAAAAGGAGTGAACGTGGGGGTTTATTTCGTATGAAAAAAAACTTCACTGCTTTTCAGTGAAGTTTTTTTTATTTTTATTATCACTTTGCGTCAGAAAGGAGTTTTAGGTTCTTCATGGAAAAAAGTGTAATCATACCACCCAAACCCTGCACAGAGGTATGCAACGACTGCTCCTGTCATTGCGTAAAAAAGATCGTTCCTGTGCCTACGGTAGACGAAGCACTGGAACTTTGGCTGGGGAAAATACCCCTGCGCGGAGAGAAGGCGGAGTGCATCCCTCTGGCGCAGGGATTGGGCCGGGTGCTGGCCGAAGATGTTTTCGCCAAAGTGGGTGTACCAGTGGCCACTTGCGCCGCGCATGATGGTATTGCGATCCATTTTGAAAAGAGCAAAGCTGCCTTTGAGACGGGAAGGCGAATTTTACAGCCCGGGGATTTTCACCACTGCCCCATGGGGTCCGCCCTACCGGAGGAATTTGACTCTATTGTCCATGGAGAGCAGTGCAAAATCAACTCCGACGGAACGGCCACCTTGCTGGAACTTCCGGTGCAGTATCAAAGTGTCAAAATCAAGGGTACCTATGTGGGGCAGGGGGAACAACTGGCCGGTGCCGGCGAAAAGCTGTCCCCCTCTCATCTGGCCCTCATGCAGTACACCGGCCACACCTTGGTTTCCGTGAAATGCCGGCCTAAAATTTCCATTATTCCCATAGGGGATGATCTGGTGCCGCCGGGCACCGTACCTGCGGCGGGTCAGTGCATTGAGAGTGACAGCGTCTATATCCAAGCCATCGCTGCCCAGTGCGGCGTCCAAAGCACGGTTTTCCCCATTGTGGCCGATGGGGGAGAAGCTATCGAGGCGGCCATTCAAAAGGCGCTGCCGGGCTGCGACATTTTAGTGGTAATCGGGGGCGTTGGTAAAGGGGAAGCCAACTACGAAGACTACACTCTTGAGGCCGTACGGAAAATGGGACAAATTGCCTGTCATGGGGTGCAGCTTAGTCCCGGCGGCAAAAATCTGCTCTTGGCACAAATTGAGGGGAAACCGCTGCTGGGCATTCCCGGCCCGCCTCACGCTGCTATCATTATGACGGAATATTTCCTGCCGCCGGTTATTGAATGGTACATGGGCTGCCTTTTGTATGAACGGCCGGTGATAGAGGCGGTTTTGGAGGATGATTTTCCCCCGCGGGGCGGCGGGTCCAGTATTTGGGAGCCGCGCGTTCATGTGCGCGGGACCCCTGGCGGATACAGCGCAGGGCTGGTAGGACGTATGGACGAGACGGTTGAAAACTTTATCGGGGCCAATGCCTCGGTCTCCGTTACAGGCGATCTGGATCAGTACCGGAAAGGCAGGAGGATCAAAGCTAAATTGCTTGTCAATGAGCGGACGATTCCTTCTAATACTTAGTGATTTGCCGCCGAAAACGATTTTTTCCCAAAATTGCCGATCCTCTGGAAAAGGTAAGAAATAATGATGAGATCGTTACTGACGAAATATTAAATAGGATTACGAGTTTGAAGGAGAAGTTAGATTGATAGGTAAGCGTGTGGAGCCCAAAAAGCAGGCCAAGCAGCCGCTGATTTTGCTGGGTATGGGCGTCGTCTTGTTCCTTATTATTGTGTTTTCCTTTACTTTAGGCCGGTATACCTTGAGCCTCCAAGAAGTCATCACCACCTTTTTTTCTCCCATTACCGGGTCGACGGTGGATGTGACCTTAAAAAATGTGGTTTTTCAGGCGCGGCTGCCGCGTATTCTGGTAGCGGTGCTGATCGGCAGCGGGCTGTCTGTAGCCGGCGCTGCCTATCAGGGTATTTTCCGCAACCCCATGGTGTCGCCGGATCTGCTGGGAGCCTCGGCCGGGGCGGGTTTCGGCGCGGCGGTTGCCATCCTGTTTTCCTTCAGCTATTTTGAAATTCAAGTCACCTCATTTTTCTTCGGCATCATCGCAGTGTTTTTGTCTTTCGGCATTTCTTCCGTTATCAGCCGCGACAGCAATAACGTTCTGTCGCTGGTCCTGACGGGAATGGTGGTCAGTTCCCTGTTCCAGGCCTTTATTTCCCTGATTAAGTACCTGGCCGATCCCAATAATACCTTGCCTGCCATTACGTTTTGGCTGATGGGCGGCCTTTCCTCCGTGGTTGTTTCGAAAATCCCGCTGCTTTTAGTGCCGATTCTCATTGGCGGGATTCCGCTGTTTTTGCTGCGCTGGCGGATAAATACCCTGTCCTTTGGCGATGAGGAAGCCCGGATGTTGGGGATCAACCCGAAACGCCTGCGGATTATTATCATCCTGTGCGCCACGATGATCACGGCGGCCTGCGTCGCCACCGGCGGCATGATCAGCTGGGTCGGCCTGGTTATCCCCCATTTGGCGCGAATGATCGTCGGCCCTAATTATAAGCGCCTGATTCCGGCATCCTGCCTGCTGGGGGGAGCCTTTCTGCTGGTGGTGGACGACATTGCCCGGAGCCTGATTACCTCGGAAATTCCCCTGAGCATTTTGACCTCGGTCATTGGCGCTCCGTTTTTTCTCTATCTTCTGCTGCGGGGGAGGAAAGGATGGCTATGATGTTAGAAGTAAAAAACCTATCCTGCGGCTATGGCCAAAAGCAGGTGCTGGAAAATGTCAGCTTCTCGGCGGACAGCGGCCAGATCTTATGCCTGCTCGGACCGAACGGGGTCGGCAAAACAACGCTGTTCAAGGCGATTTTAGGAATCATCAAGCTTCAGTCCGGACGGATATTGCTGGACGGACGGCCGCAGGATAAGCTGTCCATCGGCGAGATTGCCCGGCTGGTAGCCTATGTTCCCCAGTATCATACGCCCCCGTTTCCTTTCACGGTCCGGGAGGTGGTGTCAACGGGCAGGACGGCGCATATCGGACGCTTTTCCTCGCCGGGAAAACGGGATGAGGCCATCGTGGATCAGGCCCTGGAAGCGCTGCATATCACTGACCTGGCCGATCAGATCTATACCCAGATCAGCGGCGGGGAGCGGCAAATGGTGATGATTGCCCGCGCCCTGGCCCAGCAGCCCAAGATTATGGTTTTGGATGAACCCACCTCCAACCTGGACTTCGGCAATCAAATCAAGGTGCTGGAAGAGATCAAACGCTTGGCCGGGCAAGGACTTTGTATTGTGATGACCACCCATTTTCCCAATCATGCCTTTATTTGCCAGGCCACAGTCTTATTGATCCAACGGAACCGGGAAATCCGGATTGGCAGCAGCGACGAAATTATTACCGAACAAAATATCAAGGATGCTTACGGCGTTGATTCGCGCATCACTTCTGTTTTGGATAACCGGGGTAATCCGGTCAAAGACTGCGTCCCCTTGGCCAATGCCTAAAATGAGAGCAAACAATAAAAAGTGAGGAGATTGAAAATGAAAACAACCAAGAGAAAATTGACCGTCGTCCTGGTGCTCTGTATGTGTCTGCTGCTGTCCCTGGCCGGATGCGGCGAGACCCCTAAGACGACTTCTCAGGACGCCCCGG encodes the following:
- a CDS encoding molybdopterin molybdotransferase MoeA, encoding MEKSVIIPPKPCTEVCNDCSCHCVKKIVPVPTVDEALELWLGKIPLRGEKAECIPLAQGLGRVLAEDVFAKVGVPVATCAAHDGIAIHFEKSKAAFETGRRILQPGDFHHCPMGSALPEEFDSIVHGEQCKINSDGTATLLELPVQYQSVKIKGTYVGQGEQLAGAGEKLSPSHLALMQYTGHTLVSVKCRPKISIIPIGDDLVPPGTVPAAGQCIESDSVYIQAIAAQCGVQSTVFPIVADGGEAIEAAIQKALPGCDILVVIGGVGKGEANYEDYTLEAVRKMGQIACHGVQLSPGGKNLLLAQIEGKPLLGIPGPPHAAIIMTEYFLPPVIEWYMGCLLYERPVIEAVLEDDFPPRGGGSSIWEPRVHVRGTPGGYSAGLVGRMDETVENFIGANASVSVTGDLDQYRKGRRIKAKLLVNERTIPSNT
- a CDS encoding helix-turn-helix domain-containing protein, which produces MYEKYLSERIAKLRTMKKVSARDMSLSIGQNENYINHIENGKSMPSMQVFFYICEYFNISPKEFFDEGTSNPPLIKAVIDDLNRLDEKQITNIHELIKGLKK
- a CDS encoding sporulation initiation factor Spo0A C-terminal domain-containing protein, whose translation is MNMRNIYRKIAKEHGVTVAEVKREMQAAIDHVYKKIDKSESEKIIQESISSKAGIPTTEEFIKSLAHKIKR
- a CDS encoding FecCD family ABC transporter permease: MIGKRVEPKKQAKQPLILLGMGVVLFLIIVFSFTLGRYTLSLQEVITTFFSPITGSTVDVTLKNVVFQARLPRILVAVLIGSGLSVAGAAYQGIFRNPMVSPDLLGASAGAGFGAAVAILFSFSYFEIQVTSFFFGIIAVFLSFGISSVISRDSNNVLSLVLTGMVVSSLFQAFISLIKYLADPNNTLPAITFWLMGGLSSVVVSKIPLLLVPILIGGIPLFLLRWRINTLSFGDEEARMLGINPKRLRIIIILCATMITAACVATGGMISWVGLVIPHLARMIVGPNYKRLIPASCLLGGAFLLVVDDIARSLITSEIPLSILTSVIGAPFFLYLLLRGRKGWL
- the hydA gene encoding dihydropyrimidinase: MLIQNGTIITDKSSIKADLRIKDGIITEIAANLIPESNEEIVNAGGMLVMPGGIDVHTHMDLDVGIARATDDFYTGTVAAACGGTTTIVDHLAFGPEGCSIRHQLDHYHTLAEGKAVIDYSFHGVIGHVDDAILKEVEELVGEGITSHKFYLTYGQKLTDREFFLLMRKAKELGIMLTVHPENHDMVGCLKELLIEQGKTSPIYHAVSHPVESEAEAINRLILFAHVADDAPLYIVHLSCEMGLDYIRQARQRGQKNLFAETCPQYLVLDESRYREPGDAGLKYIMSPPLRTTKDNQALWLGLQDGSIQTVATDHCPFFLKGEKQLGKDNFAKTPNGAPGVEPRMALLFSEGVSAGRIDAQRYVEITSTNPAKLFGLYPRKGTLEKGSDGDILIVDPSVELTLTHGMLHENVDYTPYEGISLRGYPYMTISRGKIVAKEGCFLGEKGSGKFIKRNLPILRNIR
- a CDS encoding ABC transporter ATP-binding protein, yielding MMLEVKNLSCGYGQKQVLENVSFSADSGQILCLLGPNGVGKTTLFKAILGIIKLQSGRILLDGRPQDKLSIGEIARLVAYVPQYHTPPFPFTVREVVSTGRTAHIGRFSSPGKRDEAIVDQALEALHITDLADQIYTQISGGERQMVMIARALAQQPKIMVLDEPTSNLDFGNQIKVLEEIKRLAGQGLCIVMTTHFPNHAFICQATVLLIQRNREIRIGSSDEIITEQNIKDAYGVDSRITSVLDNRGNPVKDCVPLANA